In a genomic window of Methanosarcina horonobensis HB-1 = JCM 15518:
- a CDS encoding phage minor head protein — MAIDLEVLDKNIDRQVKSINAAQVAALTIEISAGFVAGLQAGEQKKSFFKSSSAELTEVQKQTIEKLSVEYFGYIAEFNEAAGEQLKDKAREIIRKGGPQQDLKDEILKYAEDIWGGSETVTIDRTGQTRTVIEVTKDRSLRKVEREITRAYTTTVDSYAEMLARTSTHGAYEEGRAAAYQEEGQNMWRFVGPVDERSRPDHSALVGEHFTYGTPESDMGLSLLHEPNCRHRAIVFFNDPDLDTPQEEYEKQKEKAGLYYDEEKGKWAFNDPSDTKKKTETNKTETKTEKKKEEKKQEKKTQEKKKTDFEEIFREHEKVIKDNDFETAIVLDNKGDIIFSKKGKKSSVSFNAEELEKIKGNSFTHNHPRGTSFSLPDIQLASTYRVVEARACGKKYIYSMKPGESGWNKKYFDKKIKPLYSKYDDEVYAELTPRVISGELSNEEWNMLHNHMVWERVSRDLGLDYKRMEW; from the coding sequence TTGGCAATTGATCTCGAGGTCCTGGACAAGAACATTGACAGGCAGGTCAAGAGCATCAATGCAGCGCAAGTAGCAGCTCTGACTATCGAAATCTCGGCAGGATTTGTCGCAGGCCTGCAGGCAGGAGAACAGAAGAAGAGTTTCTTCAAGAGCTCTTCTGCAGAACTTACTGAGGTCCAGAAGCAGACCATAGAAAAGCTGTCAGTTGAGTATTTCGGATACATTGCAGAGTTCAATGAGGCAGCCGGAGAACAGCTGAAGGACAAAGCCCGGGAGATCATCAGGAAGGGCGGTCCACAACAGGATCTTAAAGATGAGATCTTGAAGTATGCAGAGGATATCTGGGGAGGCTCAGAAACTGTCACCATTGACCGGACAGGCCAGACCAGAACGGTAATTGAGGTAACGAAGGACAGATCCCTCAGAAAAGTGGAAAGAGAGATCACAAGAGCGTATACAACCACGGTAGACTCCTATGCGGAGATGCTCGCCAGGACCTCTACACACGGAGCATACGAAGAGGGAAGAGCAGCTGCATATCAGGAAGAAGGACAGAACATGTGGAGGTTCGTTGGTCCGGTAGACGAACGCAGCAGACCTGATCATTCCGCACTCGTGGGAGAGCATTTCACCTATGGCACTCCTGAATCAGACATGGGACTGTCCCTGCTTCATGAACCGAATTGCCGACATCGAGCTATTGTCTTTTTTAATGATCCTGATCTGGATACTCCTCAGGAAGAGTATGAGAAGCAGAAGGAGAAAGCTGGGCTGTACTACGATGAAGAAAAGGGAAAGTGGGCTTTCAATGATCCCTCAGATACAAAGAAGAAGACAGAGACCAACAAGACCGAAACCAAGACTGAAAAGAAGAAGGAAGAGAAGAAACAGGAAAAGAAAACTCAAGAAAAGAAGAAGACCGATTTTGAGGAGATATTTAGGGAGCATGAGAAGGTTATTAAGGATAATGACTTTGAAACTGCCATAGTTCTTGATAATAAAGGAGATATCATCTTCTCAAAAAAGGGAAAGAAAAGTTCAGTATCGTTCAATGCTGAAGAACTTGAAAAGATTAAGGGTAATAGCTTCACTCACAACCATCCACGTGGCACATCTTTCTCCCTGCCAGACATTCAACTTGCATCGACTTATAGAGTGGTTGAAGCCCGCGCCTGTGGAAAAAAGTACATTTACTCGATGAAACCAGGAGAATCCGGGTGGAATAAGAAGTACTTTGATAAAAAAATAAAACCTTTATATAGCAAGTACGATGATGAAGTATATGCAGAGTTGACTCCTCGAGTTATCTCTGGAGAACTATCGAATGAA
- the terL gene encoding phage terminase large subunit — protein sequence MRSSKRQTKAEFAATVLDNPYIPHDPTIKQAEFLVDLRKEGMYGGAAGGGKSDALLMAGLQYVTEPDYAAILFRKTFTDLSLPGALMDRADEWLRGTDAEWKEKTKTWGFPSGATLTFGYLEAEKDKFRYQGSEYQYVGFDELTQFTETQYRYLFSRLRRLEGSDVPIRCRSASNPGGAGHEWVKNRFITYKDEQGTIINPPEDLSKRGRFFVPAKLQDNPYLDQEEYLESLDELDPVTQAQLRDGNWDIQAKGEMFKREWYDFVDAAPQGCQLVRYWDMASTEPSKANPDPDWTVGLLMGEKNGEYYVIDVFRCRKNSGDRDKAIEATIALDPLHIKQRLGQEPGSSGKDVTLTFAKTVFKGRDFVGIPETKQLGSKVVRAGSVSSASKNGLVHIVKGHWNTAFIVELELFPQEGVHDDQVDCFSGGYLQLVKAPKRQAAMAWDGVGVAGGGFRV from the coding sequence ATGCGATCTTCGAAGAGGCAGACGAAAGCTGAGTTTGCAGCCACAGTCCTGGACAACCCTTACATCCCTCATGACCCTACGATCAAGCAGGCAGAGTTCCTTGTGGATCTCCGGAAAGAAGGAATGTATGGGGGAGCTGCAGGAGGAGGGAAGTCTGACGCTCTTCTTATGGCAGGTCTGCAGTATGTAACAGAACCTGATTATGCAGCTATTCTTTTTAGAAAAACATTCACGGACCTTTCCCTTCCAGGCGCTCTGATGGACCGTGCAGACGAATGGCTTAGAGGGACAGATGCTGAATGGAAAGAGAAAACAAAGACGTGGGGGTTTCCTTCTGGAGCTACACTTACATTCGGATACCTTGAAGCTGAAAAAGATAAGTTCAGATACCAGGGTTCTGAGTATCAATATGTAGGGTTTGATGAACTTACACAGTTTACAGAAACTCAGTACAGGTATCTCTTTTCCAGACTTCGCAGGTTAGAAGGTTCAGACGTCCCTATAAGGTGCAGGAGTGCCAGCAATCCAGGAGGCGCAGGTCACGAATGGGTGAAGAATCGATTCATCACTTACAAAGACGAACAGGGCACTATTATTAATCCTCCTGAAGATCTTTCTAAAAGAGGCAGATTCTTTGTTCCTGCAAAGCTCCAAGATAACCCATATCTCGATCAGGAGGAGTACCTCGAGTCCCTTGACGAACTGGATCCGGTCACTCAAGCTCAACTCAGGGATGGAAACTGGGACATTCAAGCAAAGGGTGAGATGTTCAAGAGGGAATGGTATGACTTCGTGGATGCAGCTCCCCAAGGTTGCCAGTTGGTCCGTTATTGGGATATGGCCTCCACTGAACCGAGCAAGGCAAATCCGGATCCCGACTGGACCGTAGGGCTATTGATGGGTGAGAAAAACGGAGAATATTATGTCATAGATGTATTCCGCTGCAGGAAGAACTCTGGAGATCGAGACAAAGCAATAGAGGCAACTATAGCACTTGACCCTCTACACATCAAGCAGCGTCTGGGTCAGGAGCCAGGATCCTCAGGAAAGGACGTAACACTCACTTTTGCAAAGACTGTCTTCAAAGGACGGGATTTTGTCGGGATCCCGGAAACAAAGCAATTAGGTTCAAAGGTCGTTCGAGCCGGGTCCGTAAGTTCTGCCAGCAAAAACGGACTGGTCCATATCGTGAAAGGTCACTGGAATACAGCCTTCATTGTTGAGTTAGAGTTATTCCCTCAGGAAGGTGTTCACGATGACCAGGTAGACTGTTTCTCAGGTGGATACCTGCAGCTGGTCAAAGCTCCAAAAAGGCAGGCTGCTATGGCCTGGGACGGAGTAGGAGTAGCAGGTGGAGGATTTAGAGTATGA
- a CDS encoding TOTE conflict system archaeo-eukaryotic primase domain-containing protein, whose product MAQVTLAPNPRDNQDKRIEIAYKIYEAFKSGKYLIHKTTRAGATTALIAESMNRDEKFLCMVPTNWIADKTVVADSKKYSDLGSAHIIHIPANHECLYNQELCKDYPDLKKLPILPLAGSCEECQNFDSCEVTAVLRRPDAHGTVITYKKLAALMMAAGSAPNTMAEKILNELSFSKNVILDEVHEIQFGDYVKIDVYEDGIGKLIDVKKYHRVPSDYKYLRRVLNEFGKLLTVPQIENSVHEVLGGAQDENYWKHHLNISLPNPSPGIREGENEYKVTVGAYSELIELTKHREDFGLEMRNILELFSMLLIIQSKTISISAIRDQGIIRVSIAAVNEAYTQSIASFVMSMQKEDKRIFLTSATVCSYNYGKMFMGGDPPKNISFGIGGDPMNTNSKMLILADSKKYYAIGRESRYNKRDEIVSKTINILEMYGNDDCIIIALNTKEAIKLEAALKEAGHEHDVTYYKAPEMMGVSAKARVMIAVGVANKPSNAFDVITSNTEESKRMLHESVHCDTWQAWSRVKDPNGAVPSLVFALGCTVEECNAVTTWGYKRRVVIEPYKERQKKKIKVSCERGLITTPEIIKCKNFEEMIKEAIKHKLSKQIPENQQNLPIDNFLNKLPENSKISLFINNIGRFCTKKGVCLRSSEDLLSLVLNRTDVFAQQNPKGGYLKTKIPVNDFLIKQHLEGKMTIGAYQFNPDNKVKWICFDIDSHAPKNTVETEEDVKRRNELAETNCTKLCNFLKTIDVPYLLEKSGSPHSYHIWIFVELVDGKIAKQFGTDIRKEVGIDCEVFPKQEKIGKDGYGNLVKLPLATHQIHKTESKIQVNGEFVTSFSNIELEVLDISKYPLPKPEVKTKKPVSKAVTTEHANYRTKVRPCIESALKMQLTGTQGHFMRIAVCREYYNSGVRDLEKLVDLYRGQNDFSYEESMKGVLSIIRKESKNVRCDRLRAEASNFVNCLGCPLYRDDASFRACNRGRVEEIIV is encoded by the coding sequence ATGGCGCAGGTTACTCTAGCCCCAAATCCACGGGACAATCAAGACAAGAGGATAGAGATAGCCTACAAGATCTATGAGGCTTTCAAGTCCGGAAAATACCTCATCCACAAAACGACGAGGGCGGGGGCAACAACCGCGTTAATAGCCGAGTCAATGAACAGAGATGAAAAGTTCCTTTGTATGGTTCCAACAAACTGGATTGCAGATAAGACGGTGGTCGCAGATTCTAAAAAATATTCCGATTTAGGGTCTGCACACATTATCCATATTCCAGCAAATCATGAGTGTTTATACAACCAGGAACTGTGCAAAGATTATCCTGACCTAAAAAAACTTCCTATCCTCCCTCTTGCAGGATCATGTGAAGAATGCCAAAACTTTGATTCTTGCGAAGTTACGGCAGTACTTCGGAGGCCAGATGCCCACGGAACTGTCATCACATACAAAAAACTCGCAGCTCTCATGATGGCAGCAGGATCTGCACCAAACACAATGGCTGAAAAAATACTCAACGAGCTGTCATTCTCTAAAAATGTAATCCTTGACGAGGTACACGAAATCCAGTTCGGAGACTATGTAAAAATAGACGTGTACGAAGACGGCATTGGAAAACTAATAGACGTGAAGAAGTATCACCGAGTGCCGAGCGACTACAAGTATCTGCGTAGGGTGTTGAACGAGTTTGGAAAACTGCTCACGGTCCCACAGATAGAAAACTCTGTTCATGAGGTGCTAGGGGGAGCACAGGACGAGAATTACTGGAAGCATCACCTCAACATTTCGCTCCCTAATCCTTCCCCTGGCATCAGGGAAGGAGAAAACGAGTACAAAGTCACCGTCGGAGCGTACAGCGAACTTATAGAATTGACAAAGCATCGTGAAGACTTCGGTCTTGAAATGCGTAACATCTTAGAATTATTTTCAATGCTTTTGATCATACAGAGCAAAACAATTTCTATAAGTGCAATTCGGGACCAAGGAATCATCAGGGTGAGTATTGCAGCTGTCAACGAGGCATATACGCAGTCTATAGCGTCATTCGTGATGAGCATGCAAAAGGAAGACAAGCGGATTTTCCTGACATCGGCTACCGTTTGCAGTTATAACTATGGAAAAATGTTTATGGGCGGAGACCCGCCAAAAAACATTTCATTCGGTATAGGGGGAGACCCTATGAACACAAATTCAAAGATGTTAATTCTTGCAGATTCGAAGAAATATTACGCTATTGGGCGAGAATCAAGGTATAATAAACGAGACGAAATTGTTTCGAAAACAATAAACATTTTAGAAATGTACGGCAACGACGATTGCATTATAATTGCCCTAAATACCAAAGAAGCAATCAAATTAGAAGCTGCCCTAAAAGAAGCAGGACATGAACACGATGTCACCTACTATAAAGCTCCTGAGATGATGGGCGTATCCGCGAAAGCCAGGGTAATGATCGCTGTCGGTGTCGCCAATAAACCATCTAATGCTTTTGATGTAATTACTTCGAATACTGAAGAGTCTAAACGGATGCTGCATGAGTCTGTGCACTGTGACACATGGCAGGCATGGAGTAGGGTCAAAGATCCTAATGGTGCAGTTCCTAGCTTGGTCTTTGCACTTGGTTGTACGGTTGAAGAATGCAATGCCGTTACTACTTGGGGATACAAAAGGAGGGTTGTAATCGAGCCTTACAAAGAACGCCAAAAAAAGAAAATAAAAGTTTCATGTGAGAGAGGCTTGATTACAACCCCTGAGATTATCAAGTGCAAAAACTTTGAAGAAATGATTAAAGAAGCAATTAAGCATAAACTGTCTAAACAGATTCCCGAAAATCAACAAAATCTCCCTATAGACAACTTCTTAAACAAACTTCCCGAAAACTCGAAAATCTCCCTATTTATTAATAATATAGGGAGATTTTGCACAAAAAAAGGAGTTTGTTTAAGAAGTTCCGAAGATCTGTTATCTCTCGTCCTTAACCGCACTGATGTCTTTGCTCAACAGAATCCAAAAGGGGGTTACCTCAAAACCAAAATCCCTGTAAATGATTTCCTGATAAAGCAGCACTTAGAAGGAAAAATGACAATAGGAGCATACCAGTTCAATCCTGATAACAAGGTGAAGTGGATCTGTTTTGATATTGATTCTCATGCTCCTAAAAACACAGTTGAAACCGAGGAAGACGTAAAACGAAGGAATGAACTTGCAGAAACAAACTGCACTAAACTGTGTAATTTCCTGAAAACCATTGACGTACCTTATCTCTTGGAGAAGTCCGGCAGTCCTCACTCTTATCATATCTGGATATTCGTAGAACTTGTAGACGGCAAGATTGCAAAACAGTTTGGAACGGATATTAGAAAAGAAGTCGGGATTGACTGTGAAGTCTTCCCGAAGCAAGAGAAAATAGGTAAGGATGGGTATGGTAACCTTGTCAAGCTTCCTCTTGCTACTCATCAGATCCATAAAACAGAGTCAAAAATCCAGGTTAATGGTGAGTTCGTAACCTCATTTTCGAATATTGAGCTTGAAGTTTTGGATATCAGCAAGTATCCTCTGCCTAAACCTGAAGTAAAGACCAAGAAACCTGTTTCTAAAGCTGTGACAACTGAACATGCTAATTACAGGACCAAGGTAAGACCGTGTATTGAAAGCGCTCTTAAGATGCAGTTGACAGGCACACAGGGTCATTTCATGAGGATTGCTGTTTGTCGGGAATATTACAACTCTGGTGTTCGGGACCTTGAGAAGCTTGTGGACCTGTATAGGGGTCAGAACGACTTCTCTTATGAAGAATCCATGAAAGGAGTTCTTTCGATTATCCGAAAAGAATCGAAAAATGTTAGATGTGATAGGCTTCGGGCAGAGGCAAGTAATTTTGTCAACTGTTTAGGCTGTCCATTATACAGAGATGATGCCTCCTTTCGTGCATGCAACAGGGGAAGAGTAGAGGAGATTATAGTATGA